One genomic segment of Coffea arabica cultivar ET-39 chromosome 6e, Coffea Arabica ET-39 HiFi, whole genome shotgun sequence includes these proteins:
- the LOC113693692 gene encoding dynein light chain 1, cytoplasmic-like, producing the protein MLEGKAQIKETDMPRKMQIQAMTSASEALDIYDVTDCTSIAAHIKKEFDKMYGGGWQCVVGSNFGCFFTHSKGTFAYFALETLNFLIFKGASS; encoded by the exons ATGTTGGAAGGCAAAGCTCAGATCAAGGAAACAGATATGCCAAGAAAGATGCAGATTCAAGCAATGACTTCTGCTTCTGAAGCTCTTGATATTTATGATGTTACTGATTGTACCTCCATAGCAGCCCACATAAAAAAG GAGTTTGACAAGATGTATGGGGGTGGATGGCAATGTGTGGTTGGCTCTAATTTTGGTTGCTTCTTTACTCATTCAAAAGGAACTTTTGCTTATTTTGCTTTAGAGACCCTCAATTTTCTTATCTTTAAGGGAGCTTCCTCTTAA
- the LOC113693686 gene encoding uncharacterized protein isoform X1, translating to MPQDGPKSVVYRSFFSCDDPKGVVECKTNRKSKTDSLKSKEKVKHQKNQKNLSTSFSFKEERKDRVSKGPTDHQLHNPSSYQLMEISRGAQKINQVTDSWPEEKGFDRQTKDIAEELLRGALDLKESLTMLGKLQEASQIMAKLKKKQKERARGGNHEGIGIERTVSERFGYHDRKMLEFQNPRLSVDGSTRDCFEELREVIRESFARQNLLPKVSNEEKAYSAAKTSEEDKVYSEEKPYFYRTKSDFSLDVPSTSSSQSSMFHSHEFDTSSDLSLSKSIEEKPKAPNVIAKLMGLEAIPPKPLLSNPQKHYGKDKALNQERTPFDIDLPMASTRTRFTVQKVDPRPMKLNKLTDDTQYKGLMTGKSVDGPEHLSNASEWKKRFAYDAAPIVIIKPLHVSGLLDEELLGQKYIHQDLDTKKMLRKWKTKAGLPPRPNNSHEGALNSTEIHRKLQVEKAPAKGPIQEKEDKDCLDAFARKDTKSVKRQDNLSSTTVKASTPGKPKLQKKDANENKVVPKIQRAVVNTRKQVEVDTEKLRDRAKSHHINKQASTNPRKPEREPNVTKVRVSAQKGSTWDPISDCITPTTLLNSSARKKNAKNEKRASEPSTIVNMIMQVEKKHKNDDVPADPEVGNDEALTAKGITSSEQLPGDEKKDTPTNLDNCSNNRTFPCESTYSVQPNNGIRSMDNAKCGINCNLTEVKSCKRDNNTRKLLLDSSSFLCHAEELFETRAYQAAVSHKPGLHSHGTADTKLLLECAKELLEQKSLQYRVAGHPLPHICIKKSKICISLDHLVNEISDGIQYLRSYCKLAGKTIVVDALSTVLQKDMWCKGVVNGGWDFGWRNGFTLDEIDQVVIDIEQKILTGIIDDMLMDMVI from the exons ATGCCTCAAGACGGTCCAAAGTCGGTTGTATACCGATCGTTCTTCTCTTGTGATGATCCAAAAGGGGTTGTGGAATGTAAGACGAATAGAAAATCCAAGACTGACTCTCTCAAGTCGAAGGAGAAGGTAAAACATCAGAAGAACCAAAAGAATTTGAGTACGTCTTTTTCAttcaaggaagaaaggaaagacaGAGTCTCAAAAGGGCCGACAGATCATCAGCTACATAATCCTTCTTCATACCAGCTCATGGAAATATCTAGAGGAgcacaaaaaataaatcaagTTACAGACTCTTGGCCTGAGGAAAAAGGTTTTGATAGGCAGACCAAAGACATTGCAGAAGAATTGTTGAGGGGAGCTCTTGATCTAAAGGAGTCTCTCACAATGCTGGGGAAGCTTCAAGAAGCTTCACAAATTATGGCTAAGTTGAAGAAAAAGCAGAAGGAAAGGGCCCGAGGTGGAAACCATGAAGGAATTGGCATTGAAAGGACTGTGTCTGAGCGATTTGGATATCACGACCGCAAAATGTTGGAGTTTCAAAATCCAAGACTTTCTGTTGATGGATCCACCAGAGATTGTTTCGAGGAGCTTAGAGAAGTGATAAGAGAGAGCTTTGCCAGGCAAAATCTGTTGCCAAAGGTTTCCAATGAGGAAAAGGCATATTCTGCAGCAAAGACTTCCGAGGAAGATAAGGTTTATTCAGAAGAAAAGCCTTATTTTTATAGAACAAAGTCAGACTTCTCACTGGATGTTCCATCCACCAGCTCAAGCCAATCCTCAATGTTTCACTCCCATGAATTTGACACTTCTTCAGACCTCTCGCTATCAAAATCTATAGAGGAGAAGCCCAAGGCTCCTAATGTAATTGCCAAACTGATGGGTCTAGAAGCAATCCCTCCAAAACCATTACTATCCAATCCTCAGAAGCATTATGGGAAGGACAAGGCACTAAATCAGGAAAGAACGCCATTCGATATTGATTTGCCAATGGCAAGTACGAGGACTCGTTTTACGGTTCAGAAGGTGGATCCACGGCCAATGAAGTTGAATAAACTAACTGATGACACGCAATATAAAGGACTTATGACAGGTAAGTCTGTTGATGGGCCTGAACATCTTTCAAATGCTTCTGAATGGAAGAAAAGGTTTGCTTATGATGCCGCACCCATTGTGATTATAAAGCCATTGCATGTTTCTGGTTTGCTGGACGAAGAGCTTCTCGGGCAGAAGTATATCCATCAAGATTTAGACACCAAAAAGATGCTCAGGAAATGGAAAACTAAAGCAGGGCTTCCTCCAAGACCTAATAATAGTCATGAAGGAGCTCTAAACTCCACTGAGATTCACAGAAAACTGCAAGTGGAAAAAGCTCCAGCAAAAGGGCCTattcaagaaaaagaagataaggACTGTCTGGATGCTTTTGCTAGAAAAGATACTAAATCAGTTAAACGTCAGGACAACCTGTCTTCTACAACAGTAAAAGCTTCTACTCCTGGGAAGCCCAAACTACAGAAGAAAGATGCAAATGAGAACAAAGTTGTTCCCAAAATTCAAAGAGCTGTTGTGAATACAAGGAAGCAAGTGGAAGTTGATACTGAAAAGTTAAGAGATAGAGCTAAATCTCACCACATCAACAAACAAGCATCTACAAATCCCAGAAAACCTGAGAGAGAACCAAATGTTACAAAAGTTCGAGTGTCAGCACAAAAAGGTTCAACATGGGATCCCATATCAGACTGCATTACTCCGACTACATTATTGAACTCGAGTGCTCGAAAGAAGAATgccaaaaatgagaaaagagcCAGTGAACCTTCAACAATTGTT AATATGATAATGCAGGTTGAAAAAAAACACAAGAATGATGATGTTCCAGCCGACCCTGAAGTTGGGAACGATGAAGCTTTGACTGCAAAAGGGATCACCTCTTCAGAACAACTCCCTGGTGATGAAAAGAAAGATACTCCTACAAACTTAG ATAATTGCAGTAACAACAGAACTTTTCCTTGTGAATCTACCTATTCTGTCCAGCCCAACAACGGAATCAGATCCATGGATAATGCTAAATGCGGCATCAATTGCAATCTAACTGAGGTGAAGAGCTGTAAAAGGGATAACAACACAAGAAAACTACTTCTGGATAGTTCATCATTTCTTTGTCATGCTGAGGAGCTATTTGAGACTCGTGCATATCAAGCTGCAGTGTCACACAAACCTGGCTTACATTCCCATGGAACAGCTGACACCAAACTGTTACTTGAATGTGCAAAAGAGTTACTGGAACAGAAAAGCCTTCAATATAGAGTTGCAGGTCATCCATTGCCACATATATGCATTAAGAAGTCAAAAATCTGCATCTCCCTTGATCACTTAGTCAATGAGATTTCTGATGGAATACAGTATTTGAGAAGCTACTGTAAGCTTGCTGGTAAGACAATTGTTGTAGATGCTCTTTCTACAGTGCTCCAAAAAGATATGTGGTGCAAGGGAGTGGTGAATGGAGGTTGGGACTTCGGTTGGAGGAATGGATTTACTctggatgaaattgatcaaGTTGTCATTGACATAGAACAGAAAATTTTGACTGGAATCATTGATGATATGCTGATGGATATGGTAATCTAG
- the LOC113693686 gene encoding uncharacterized protein isoform X2: protein MPQDGPKSVVYRSFFSCDDPKGVVECKTNRKSKTDSLKSKEKVKHQKNQKNLSTSFSFKEERKDRVSKGPTDHQLHNPSSYQLMEISRGAQKINQVTDSWPEEKGFDRQTKDIAEELLRGALDLKESLTMLGKLQEASQIMAKLKKKQKERARGGNHEGIGIERTVSERFGYHDRKMLEFQNPRLSVDGSTRDCFEELREVIRESFARQNLLPKVSNEEKAYSAAKTSEEDKVYSEEKPYFYRTKSDFSLDVPSTSSSQSSMFHSHEFDTSSDLSLSKSIEEKPKAPNVIAKLMGLEAIPPKPLLSNPQKHYGKDKALNQERTPFDIDLPMASTRTRFTVQKVDPRPMKLNKLTDDTQYKGLMTGKSVDGPEHLSNASEWKKRFAYDAAPIVIIKPLHVSGLLDEELLGQKYIHQDLDTKKMLRKWKTKAGLPPRPNNSHEGALNSTEIHRKLQVEKAPAKGPIQEKEDKDCLDAFARKDTKSVKRQDNLSSTTVKASTPGKPKLQKKDANENKVVPKIQRAVVNTRKQVEVDTEKLRDRAKSHHINKQASTNPRKPEREPNVTKVRVSAQKGSTWDPISDCITPTTLLNSSARKKNAKNEKRASEPSTIVVEKKHKNDDVPADPEVGNDEALTAKGITSSEQLPGDEKKDTPTNLDNCSNNRTFPCESTYSVQPNNGIRSMDNAKCGINCNLTEVKSCKRDNNTRKLLLDSSSFLCHAEELFETRAYQAAVSHKPGLHSHGTADTKLLLECAKELLEQKSLQYRVAGHPLPHICIKKSKICISLDHLVNEISDGIQYLRSYCKLAGKTIVVDALSTVLQKDMWCKGVVNGGWDFGWRNGFTLDEIDQVVIDIEQKILTGIIDDMLMDMVI from the exons ATGCCTCAAGACGGTCCAAAGTCGGTTGTATACCGATCGTTCTTCTCTTGTGATGATCCAAAAGGGGTTGTGGAATGTAAGACGAATAGAAAATCCAAGACTGACTCTCTCAAGTCGAAGGAGAAGGTAAAACATCAGAAGAACCAAAAGAATTTGAGTACGTCTTTTTCAttcaaggaagaaaggaaagacaGAGTCTCAAAAGGGCCGACAGATCATCAGCTACATAATCCTTCTTCATACCAGCTCATGGAAATATCTAGAGGAgcacaaaaaataaatcaagTTACAGACTCTTGGCCTGAGGAAAAAGGTTTTGATAGGCAGACCAAAGACATTGCAGAAGAATTGTTGAGGGGAGCTCTTGATCTAAAGGAGTCTCTCACAATGCTGGGGAAGCTTCAAGAAGCTTCACAAATTATGGCTAAGTTGAAGAAAAAGCAGAAGGAAAGGGCCCGAGGTGGAAACCATGAAGGAATTGGCATTGAAAGGACTGTGTCTGAGCGATTTGGATATCACGACCGCAAAATGTTGGAGTTTCAAAATCCAAGACTTTCTGTTGATGGATCCACCAGAGATTGTTTCGAGGAGCTTAGAGAAGTGATAAGAGAGAGCTTTGCCAGGCAAAATCTGTTGCCAAAGGTTTCCAATGAGGAAAAGGCATATTCTGCAGCAAAGACTTCCGAGGAAGATAAGGTTTATTCAGAAGAAAAGCCTTATTTTTATAGAACAAAGTCAGACTTCTCACTGGATGTTCCATCCACCAGCTCAAGCCAATCCTCAATGTTTCACTCCCATGAATTTGACACTTCTTCAGACCTCTCGCTATCAAAATCTATAGAGGAGAAGCCCAAGGCTCCTAATGTAATTGCCAAACTGATGGGTCTAGAAGCAATCCCTCCAAAACCATTACTATCCAATCCTCAGAAGCATTATGGGAAGGACAAGGCACTAAATCAGGAAAGAACGCCATTCGATATTGATTTGCCAATGGCAAGTACGAGGACTCGTTTTACGGTTCAGAAGGTGGATCCACGGCCAATGAAGTTGAATAAACTAACTGATGACACGCAATATAAAGGACTTATGACAGGTAAGTCTGTTGATGGGCCTGAACATCTTTCAAATGCTTCTGAATGGAAGAAAAGGTTTGCTTATGATGCCGCACCCATTGTGATTATAAAGCCATTGCATGTTTCTGGTTTGCTGGACGAAGAGCTTCTCGGGCAGAAGTATATCCATCAAGATTTAGACACCAAAAAGATGCTCAGGAAATGGAAAACTAAAGCAGGGCTTCCTCCAAGACCTAATAATAGTCATGAAGGAGCTCTAAACTCCACTGAGATTCACAGAAAACTGCAAGTGGAAAAAGCTCCAGCAAAAGGGCCTattcaagaaaaagaagataaggACTGTCTGGATGCTTTTGCTAGAAAAGATACTAAATCAGTTAAACGTCAGGACAACCTGTCTTCTACAACAGTAAAAGCTTCTACTCCTGGGAAGCCCAAACTACAGAAGAAAGATGCAAATGAGAACAAAGTTGTTCCCAAAATTCAAAGAGCTGTTGTGAATACAAGGAAGCAAGTGGAAGTTGATACTGAAAAGTTAAGAGATAGAGCTAAATCTCACCACATCAACAAACAAGCATCTACAAATCCCAGAAAACCTGAGAGAGAACCAAATGTTACAAAAGTTCGAGTGTCAGCACAAAAAGGTTCAACATGGGATCCCATATCAGACTGCATTACTCCGACTACATTATTGAACTCGAGTGCTCGAAAGAAGAATgccaaaaatgagaaaagagcCAGTGAACCTTCAACAATTGTT GTTGAAAAAAAACACAAGAATGATGATGTTCCAGCCGACCCTGAAGTTGGGAACGATGAAGCTTTGACTGCAAAAGGGATCACCTCTTCAGAACAACTCCCTGGTGATGAAAAGAAAGATACTCCTACAAACTTAG ATAATTGCAGTAACAACAGAACTTTTCCTTGTGAATCTACCTATTCTGTCCAGCCCAACAACGGAATCAGATCCATGGATAATGCTAAATGCGGCATCAATTGCAATCTAACTGAGGTGAAGAGCTGTAAAAGGGATAACAACACAAGAAAACTACTTCTGGATAGTTCATCATTTCTTTGTCATGCTGAGGAGCTATTTGAGACTCGTGCATATCAAGCTGCAGTGTCACACAAACCTGGCTTACATTCCCATGGAACAGCTGACACCAAACTGTTACTTGAATGTGCAAAAGAGTTACTGGAACAGAAAAGCCTTCAATATAGAGTTGCAGGTCATCCATTGCCACATATATGCATTAAGAAGTCAAAAATCTGCATCTCCCTTGATCACTTAGTCAATGAGATTTCTGATGGAATACAGTATTTGAGAAGCTACTGTAAGCTTGCTGGTAAGACAATTGTTGTAGATGCTCTTTCTACAGTGCTCCAAAAAGATATGTGGTGCAAGGGAGTGGTGAATGGAGGTTGGGACTTCGGTTGGAGGAATGGATTTACTctggatgaaattgatcaaGTTGTCATTGACATAGAACAGAAAATTTTGACTGGAATCATTGATGATATGCTGATGGATATGGTAATCTAG
- the LOC113693688 gene encoding rho guanine nucleotide exchange factor 8-like isoform X1: MVSEEVRGIKKSISFKLAKMFEIPGRQAHSLILDSGHGSESPIADADKLVFRSQGGKAASDAQHVGSVYNRSTDAGPVSRLCREGGKLGAPNSKESRQPSDLELMKERFSKLLLGEDMSGGGKGVSSALALSNAITNLAASVFGEQRKLEPMASERKLRWKKEIDWLLSVTDNIVEFVPSQQVAKDGKNMEIMVTQQRKDLLMNIPALRKLDAMLIDCLDNFKDDNEFWYVSSDADDSEKGVQRDDKWWLPTVKVPPSGLSDASRKWLQYQKDCVNQVLKASMAINAQVLSEMEIPDNYIESLPKNGRASLGDSTYKSITFEFFDPEQFLSTMDLSSEHKVLDLKNRIEASIIIWKRKMHHKDGKSSWGSAVSLEKRELFEERAETILLLLKQRFPGLPQSSLDICKIQYNRDVGYAILESYSRVLESLANTVMSRIEDVLYADSIAQDPSLAIAKWKPSPDSSPSPQQSGVSSPGEETEKLSSAAETPTSMTLSDFMGWNLEQAESVKNLPSGNLEGYSKDEIDKPTSKPANINTSKKFSYIDKVELSCLRSPTARH, encoded by the exons ATGGTTAGCGAAGAAGTCCGTGGCATCAAGAAGTCGATTTCCTTTAAATTAGCAAAGATGTTTGAGATCCCAGGAAGGCAAGCTCATAGTTTAATCCTTGATAGCGGACATGGCAGTGAGAGCCCCATTGCGGATGCAGATAAGTTGGTGTTTAGGAGTCAAGGTGGCAAAGCTGCTTCAGATGCTCAACACGTAGGTAGTGTTTATAATCGGTCTACGGATGCTGGCCCTGTTTCCAGATTATGCAGAGAGGGCGGAAAGTTAGGAGCTCCCAATTCAAAGGAATCTAGACAGCCTTCAG ATTTGGAATTGATGAAGGAAAGATTCTCAAAGCTTCTTTTGGGAGAGGACATGTCGGGGGGTGGAAAGGGTGTCTCATCAGCTCTGGCTTTGTCAAATGCCATTACAAATCTTGCTG CTTCTGTTTTTGGGGAACAGAGGAAATTAGAACCCATGGCTTCAGAGCGAAAATTGAGGTGGAAAAAAGAAATCGATTGGCTTCTATCTGTGACGGATAACATTGTTGAATTCGTCCCCTCTCAACAAGTAGCAAAGGATGGAAAGAACATGGAG ATAATGGTCACTCAACAAAGAAAAGATCTGCTCATGAATATCCCAGCATTGCGCAAGCTTGATGCGATGCTCATT GACTGCTTGGATAATTTCAAAGACGACAATGAATTTTGGTACGTCTCAAGCGACGCCGATGATTCTGAGAAAGGTGTCCAGAGGGATGATAAATGGTGGCTGCCAACAGTCAAGGTTCCTCCTAGTGGCTTATCAGATGCATCGCGCAAATGGCTGCAATATCAAAAGGATTGTGTCAACCAAGTGCTCAAAGCATCCATGGCCATTAATGCTCAGGTCCTATCAGAGATGGAGATCCCAGACAACTACATTGAATCTCTCCCCAAG AATGGTAGAGCAAGCCTTGGGGACTCAACCTATAAGAGCATCACTTTCGAGTTTTTCGATCCCGAACAGTTCCTTTCAACCATGGACTTGTCATCAGAGCATAAAGTTCTTGACCTAAAGAACAGAATAGAGGCATCCATCATCATTTGGAAAAGGAAGATGCATCATAAAGACGGGAAGTCTTCCTGGGGTTCAGCAGTGAGCTTGGAGAAGAGGGAGCTCTTTGAAGAAAGAGCAGAAACAATCTTACTGCTACTAAAACAGAGATTCCCTGGACTCCCTCAATCCTCTCTTGACATCTGCAAAATCCAATATAACAGA GATGTGGGGTATGCAATTCTGGAGAGCTATTCAAGGGTGCTTGAAAGCTTGGCCAACACTGTCATGTCTCGCATTGAAGATGTGCTGTATGCCGATAGTATTGCTCAAGATCCATCACTAGCAATAGCTAAATGGAAGCCATCGCCAGATTCCTCGCCATCACCACAACAAAGTGGTGTCTCAAGTCCCGGAGAAGAGACGGAGAAGTTGAGTTCTGCTGCAGAGACACCCACTTCAATGACGCTGTCCGATTTCATGGGCTGGAACTTGGAGCAGGCAGAGTCAGTCAAGAACCTCCCCAGTGGTAATTTAGAGGGCTACTCTAAGGACGAAATTGACAAGCCTACGAGCAAACCAGCTAACATTAACACAAGCAAAAAGTTCTCCTACATTGATAAAGTTGAGTTGAGCTGCTTGAGAAGTCCAACTGCTCGCCATTAA
- the LOC113693688 gene encoding rho guanine nucleotide exchange factor 8-like isoform X2: MVTQQRKDLLMNIPALRKLDAMLIDCLDNFKDDNEFWYVSSDADDSEKGVQRDDKWWLPTVKVPPSGLSDASRKWLQYQKDCVNQVLKASMAINAQVLSEMEIPDNYIESLPKNGRASLGDSTYKSITFEFFDPEQFLSTMDLSSEHKVLDLKNRIEASIIIWKRKMHHKDGKSSWGSAVSLEKRELFEERAETILLLLKQRFPGLPQSSLDICKIQYNRDVGYAILESYSRVLESLANTVMSRIEDVLYADSIAQDPSLAIAKWKPSPDSSPSPQQSGVSSPGEETEKLSSAAETPTSMTLSDFMGWNLEQAESVKNLPSGNLEGYSKDEIDKPTSKPANINTSKKFSYIDKVELSCLRSPTARH, translated from the exons ATGGTCACTCAACAAAGAAAAGATCTGCTCATGAATATCCCAGCATTGCGCAAGCTTGATGCGATGCTCATT GACTGCTTGGATAATTTCAAAGACGACAATGAATTTTGGTACGTCTCAAGCGACGCCGATGATTCTGAGAAAGGTGTCCAGAGGGATGATAAATGGTGGCTGCCAACAGTCAAGGTTCCTCCTAGTGGCTTATCAGATGCATCGCGCAAATGGCTGCAATATCAAAAGGATTGTGTCAACCAAGTGCTCAAAGCATCCATGGCCATTAATGCTCAGGTCCTATCAGAGATGGAGATCCCAGACAACTACATTGAATCTCTCCCCAAG AATGGTAGAGCAAGCCTTGGGGACTCAACCTATAAGAGCATCACTTTCGAGTTTTTCGATCCCGAACAGTTCCTTTCAACCATGGACTTGTCATCAGAGCATAAAGTTCTTGACCTAAAGAACAGAATAGAGGCATCCATCATCATTTGGAAAAGGAAGATGCATCATAAAGACGGGAAGTCTTCCTGGGGTTCAGCAGTGAGCTTGGAGAAGAGGGAGCTCTTTGAAGAAAGAGCAGAAACAATCTTACTGCTACTAAAACAGAGATTCCCTGGACTCCCTCAATCCTCTCTTGACATCTGCAAAATCCAATATAACAGA GATGTGGGGTATGCAATTCTGGAGAGCTATTCAAGGGTGCTTGAAAGCTTGGCCAACACTGTCATGTCTCGCATTGAAGATGTGCTGTATGCCGATAGTATTGCTCAAGATCCATCACTAGCAATAGCTAAATGGAAGCCATCGCCAGATTCCTCGCCATCACCACAACAAAGTGGTGTCTCAAGTCCCGGAGAAGAGACGGAGAAGTTGAGTTCTGCTGCAGAGACACCCACTTCAATGACGCTGTCCGATTTCATGGGCTGGAACTTGGAGCAGGCAGAGTCAGTCAAGAACCTCCCCAGTGGTAATTTAGAGGGCTACTCTAAGGACGAAATTGACAAGCCTACGAGCAAACCAGCTAACATTAACACAAGCAAAAAGTTCTCCTACATTGATAAAGTTGAGTTGAGCTGCTTGAGAAGTCCAACTGCTCGCCATTAA
- the LOC113693690 gene encoding aspartate aminotransferase, cytoplasmic-like, whose protein sequence is MASDHGDSVFANVVRAPEDPILGVTVAYNKDPSPKKLNLGVGAYRTEEGKPLVLNVVRRAEQMLVNDTSRVKEYLPIVGLAEFNKLSAKLIFGVDSPAIQENRVTTVQCLSGTGSLRVGAEFLARHYHEHTIYIPQPTWGNHPKVFTIAGLSVKTYRYYSPETRGLDFQGLLDDLNAAPSGAIVLLHACAHNPTGVDPTPEQWEQIRQLMRSKGLLPFFDSAYQGFASGSLDEDAQSVRMFVSDGGECLVAQSYAKNMGMYGERVGALSIVCKSADVAVRVESQLKLVIRSMYSNPPIHGASIVAAILKDSHMYHEWTVELKAMADRIISMRQKLFDALQARGTPGDWSHIIKQIGMFTFTGLNAQQVAFMTKEYHIYMTSDGRISMAGLSSQTVSLLADAIHAAVSAVV, encoded by the exons ATGGCCTCTGATCATGGTGATTCCGTTTTTGCTAACGTTGTTCGTGCTCCTGAAGATCCCATTTTAGGG GTCACTGTTGCTTACAACAAAGATCCGAGCCCAAAGAAGTTAAATTTAGGAGTTGGAGCCTATCGAACTGAG GAAGGGAAACCCCTTGTTCTGAATGTGGTGAGACGTGCAGAGCAAATGCTTGTAAATGATAC GTCTCGTGTAAAGGAGTATCTTCCCATCGTTGGGCTTGCTGAATTTAACAAATTAAGTGCCAAACTCATTTTCGGTGTTGACAG TCCTGCCATTCAAGAGAACAGGGTAACTACCGTGCAGTGCTTGTCTGGTACTGGTTCATTGAGGGTTGGAGCTGAGTTTTTGGCAAGGCATTATCATGAG CACACCATATATATTCCACAGCCAACATGGGGAAATCATCCGAAAGTGTTCACCATAGCAGGCTTGTCAGTGAAGACTTACCGCTATTATAGCCCCGAAACACGAGGTCTGGACTTCCAAG GACTGCTGGATGACCTAAATGCTGCCCCATCAGGAGCAATAGTTCTTCTTCATGCATGTGCTCATAACCCAACTGGTGTAGATCCAACTCCAGAGCAATGGGAACAAATCAGGCAGTTGATGAGATCAAAAGGATTGCTACCTTTCTTTGACAGTGCTTACCAG GGTTTTGCCAGTGGCAGTCTTGATGAAGATGCTCAATCAGTTCGCATGTTTGTTTCTGATGGTGGTGAATGTCTTGTAGCTCAAAGTTATGCTAAAAACATGGGAATGTATGGAGAGCGTGTTGGTGCACTTAGCATC GTCTGCAAATCTGCAGATGTAGCAGTCAGAGTCGAAAGCCAGCTGAAATTGGTCATCAGATCCATGTATTCAAATCCACCCATTCATGGTGCATCTATTGTTGCTGCCATATTAAAGGACAG CCATATGTACCATGAATGGACAGTGGAGCTGAAAGCTATGGCTGACCGGATTATCAGCATGCGCCAGAAGCTTTTTGATGCTTTGCAAGCTAGAG GCACACCTGGTGACTGGAGTCATATCATCAAGCAAATAGGGATGTTCACTTTCACGGGGTTGAATGCCCAGCAAGTTGCTTTCATGACTAAAGAATATCACATTTACATGACCTCTGACGG GAGAATAAGCATGGCAGGTCTTAGTTCCCAGACAGTCTCTCTTCTAGCTGATGCCATACATGCTGCTGTTTCCGCCGTTGTCTAG